A single window of Hymenobacter sp. APR13 DNA harbors:
- a CDS encoding DUF2157 domain-containing protein encodes MRTTHLLADLQARGLLPPAQAQAIADDERTRPMSLHQELRAALYLGIMLLTGGLGTLLYQHLDNIGHGAVIGAMALLMLASFGYAWWHRQPFTWGQANAPSFVPDYALLLGCLLFLALETYVQAVFNVFGSRYGLATLLPAVLFLALAYRLDHRGVLAMGVTALGAWVGVSVAPLSVFTANALFTSRLGIAGVLLGLALTGAGLHAEFTRRKPHFAFTYISLGANVALLAATAVLFDYYPQPWLPKWVAVLLVLLMSAGLVWYARHAQSYLFLLMGTVYGYIALTYSFIRLLDFSNGDEGGLLVSFYFMLSTAGVILLFVRSKEFLRRV; translated from the coding sequence ATGCGCACCACTCACCTTCTGGCCGATTTGCAGGCGCGGGGCCTGCTGCCGCCCGCCCAAGCCCAGGCCATTGCCGACGATGAACGCACCCGGCCCATGTCGCTGCACCAGGAGCTGCGGGCGGCGCTGTACTTGGGCATTATGCTGCTTACCGGCGGGCTGGGCACGCTGCTCTATCAGCACCTCGACAATATCGGGCATGGCGCGGTTATCGGGGCAATGGCGCTGCTGATGCTGGCCAGCTTTGGCTATGCCTGGTGGCACCGGCAGCCGTTTACGTGGGGCCAGGCCAATGCCCCCAGCTTCGTACCCGACTACGCGCTGCTGCTGGGCTGCCTGCTGTTTCTGGCCCTGGAAACCTACGTGCAGGCAGTATTCAACGTGTTTGGCAGCCGCTACGGGCTGGCCACGCTGCTGCCCGCCGTGCTGTTTCTGGCCCTGGCCTACCGCCTCGACCACCGGGGCGTGCTGGCCATGGGTGTCACGGCGCTGGGCGCGTGGGTGGGCGTGAGCGTGGCGCCGCTGTCGGTGTTCACGGCCAACGCCTTGTTCACTTCGCGGCTGGGCATAGCGGGCGTGCTTCTTGGACTGGCCCTGACGGGAGCGGGCCTGCACGCCGAGTTTACCCGGCGCAAGCCGCACTTCGCCTTCACGTATATCTCGCTGGGGGCCAACGTGGCGCTGCTGGCGGCCACTGCCGTGCTCTTCGACTACTACCCGCAGCCCTGGCTGCCCAAGTGGGTGGCGGTGCTGCTGGTGCTGCTGATGAGCGCCGGCCTGGTCTGGTATGCCCGGCATGCGCAGTCGTATCTGTTTCTGCTGATGGGGACAGTGTACGGCTACATCGCCCTGACTTACTCGTTTATCCGGCTGCTTGATTTCAGCAACGGCGACGAGGGCGGGCTGCTGGTTTCGTTTTACTTCATGCTGTCGACAGCAGGCGTTATCCTGCTGTTTGTGCGCAGCAAAGAATTTCTCCGTCGGGTATGA
- a CDS encoding cysteine desulfurase family protein — protein sequence MTVYFDNAATTPLDPEVLDAMLPFLRDHFGNPSSIHGHGRQVRAAIENARKTVAHLINAAPAEIVFTSCGTEADNYAAFGSVRTLGLKHMITSRLEHHAVLHTTQALEKAGDATLSYLQHDAQGRFDLAQLEELLATNPRSFVSLMHANNEIGNLNDIVAIGDICARHDAVFHTDTVQTMGHYKHDVQQLKTHFLVGSAHKFHGPKGVGFLYRRSGQTMDALIHGGSQERNQRAGTENVYGIVGLAKALEIAYRGMADHQRHIQGLKDRFIEKLQAEIEGVAFNGTSAEADQSLYTVLSVSLPPSAMNEMLLFNLDINRISVSGGSACTSGANAGSHVLNALNCDPDRGTIRFSMSKYNTEAEVDYAVEQLAKMYRREPLKV from the coding sequence ATGACTGTTTACTTCGATAACGCCGCTACTACGCCTCTGGACCCGGAAGTGCTGGACGCCATGCTGCCGTTTTTGCGGGACCATTTCGGAAACCCCAGCAGCATTCATGGGCACGGGCGGCAGGTGCGGGCGGCGATTGAGAATGCGCGCAAAACGGTGGCCCACCTGATTAATGCCGCGCCCGCCGAAATCGTGTTTACCTCGTGCGGGACGGAAGCCGACAACTACGCCGCCTTCGGGAGCGTGCGGACGCTGGGTTTGAAGCACATGATTACGTCGCGGCTGGAGCACCACGCGGTGCTGCACACCACGCAGGCCCTGGAAAAGGCCGGCGACGCCACTCTGAGCTACCTGCAGCACGATGCCCAGGGCCGCTTTGATCTGGCGCAGCTGGAAGAGCTGCTGGCCACCAATCCCCGCTCGTTTGTGAGCTTGATGCACGCCAACAACGAAATCGGCAACCTCAACGACATTGTGGCCATCGGCGACATCTGCGCCCGCCACGACGCCGTGTTCCACACGGACACGGTGCAGACCATGGGCCACTACAAGCACGACGTGCAGCAGCTGAAAACCCACTTTTTGGTGGGCTCGGCGCACAAATTCCATGGGCCGAAAGGCGTGGGCTTTCTGTACCGCCGCTCGGGCCAGACCATGGACGCTTTGATTCATGGCGGCTCGCAGGAGCGCAACCAGCGCGCCGGCACCGAAAACGTGTACGGCATCGTGGGGCTGGCCAAGGCTCTGGAAATAGCCTACCGCGGCATGGCCGACCACCAGCGCCACATTCAGGGCCTGAAAGACCGGTTCATTGAGAAGCTGCAGGCCGAAATCGAGGGCGTGGCGTTCAACGGCACCTCCGCCGAAGCCGACCAGAGCCTGTACACGGTGCTGAGCGTGAGCTTGCCGCCGTCGGCAATGAACGAGATGCTGCTGTTCAACCTCGATATCAACCGTATTTCGGTGTCCGGGGGCTCGGCCTGTACCAGCGGGGCCAACGCCGGCTCGCACGTGCTCAACGCCCTGAATTGCGACCCGGACCGCGGCACCATCCGCTTCTCCATGAGCAAGTACAACACCGAAGCCGAGGTGGACTATGCCGTGGAGCAGCTGGCCAAAATGTATCGCCGGGAGCCGCTGAAAGTGTAG
- the glmM gene encoding phosphoglucosamine mutase: MALIKSISGIRGTIGGAAGDGLTPIDIVKYAAAFGTWVLANTQNNTIIIGRDARISGEMVSKLVAATLQGLGINVIDLGLSTTPTVEMAVPVKNAGGGIILTASHNPKQWNALKLLNNKGEFISDQEGQQVLALGDSESFDFAPVTKLGQYSTDDTFLQTHIDAILALPLVDKAAIKAKNFRVVVDAVNSTGGFAVPMLLEQLGVEIIEKLFCEPTGDFAHNPEPLPENLREIAKTMEKGSFDLGIVVDPDVDRLALVNEDGSMFGEEYTLVAVADYVLQQNGGGNTVSNLSSTRALRDVTEKQGGQYAAAAVGEVNVVTKMKETNAVIGGEGNGGIIYPELHYGRDSLVGIALFLSHLAKTGLTMTRLRNSYPNYFISKNKIELTPEINTDEVLKQMAARYAKQPVNTIDGVKIEFDKEWVHLRKSNTEPIIRIYAESESNATADHLANKIIGDIREIISK, encoded by the coding sequence GTGGCACTAATTAAATCCATTTCGGGCATCCGGGGTACCATCGGCGGCGCTGCCGGCGACGGCCTGACACCTATCGATATTGTGAAGTACGCCGCGGCCTTTGGCACGTGGGTACTGGCCAATACGCAAAACAATACCATCATCATTGGCCGCGACGCCCGCATTTCGGGCGAAATGGTAAGCAAGCTGGTGGCGGCCACGCTACAGGGCTTGGGCATCAACGTCATCGACCTGGGGCTGAGCACCACGCCCACGGTGGAAATGGCGGTGCCGGTCAAAAACGCGGGCGGCGGCATCATCCTCACGGCGTCGCACAACCCCAAGCAGTGGAACGCGCTGAAATTGCTCAACAACAAGGGCGAATTTATCTCTGACCAGGAAGGGCAGCAGGTGCTGGCGCTCGGCGACTCCGAGTCGTTTGACTTTGCGCCCGTGACCAAGCTGGGCCAGTACAGCACCGACGATACATTCCTGCAGACCCACATCGACGCCATTCTGGCGCTGCCGCTGGTGGATAAGGCGGCCATCAAGGCCAAAAACTTCCGGGTGGTGGTAGATGCCGTGAACTCGACCGGGGGCTTCGCGGTGCCGATGCTGCTGGAGCAGCTGGGCGTGGAAATCATTGAAAAGCTGTTCTGCGAGCCTACTGGCGACTTCGCCCACAACCCCGAGCCGCTGCCCGAAAACCTGCGCGAAATCGCCAAGACGATGGAGAAAGGATCCTTCGACCTGGGCATTGTAGTGGACCCCGACGTGGACCGCCTGGCGCTGGTGAACGAAGATGGCAGCATGTTCGGCGAGGAGTATACGCTGGTGGCCGTGGCCGACTACGTGCTGCAGCAGAACGGCGGCGGCAACACCGTGAGCAACCTGAGCAGCACCCGCGCCCTGCGCGACGTGACCGAGAAGCAGGGCGGCCAGTACGCCGCTGCCGCCGTGGGCGAGGTGAACGTGGTAACCAAAATGAAGGAAACCAACGCCGTTATCGGGGGCGAGGGCAACGGGGGCATCATCTACCCCGAGCTGCACTACGGCCGCGACTCGCTGGTGGGCATTGCGCTGTTTTTGAGCCATCTGGCCAAAACCGGCCTCACCATGACCCGCCTGCGCAACTCGTACCCAAACTACTTCATCTCGAAAAACAAGATTGAGCTGACGCCGGAAATCAACACCGACGAGGTGCTGAAGCAGATGGCCGCGCGCTACGCCAAGCAGCCCGTAAACACGATTGACGGCGTGAAGATTGAGTTCGACAAGGAGTGGGTGCACCTGCGCAAGTCCAACACTGAGCCCATCATCCGGATCTACGCTGAGTCGGAGTCCAACGCCACGGCCGACCATCTGGCCAACAAGATCATCGGCGACATTCGGGAGATTATCAGCAAGTAA
- the mazG gene encoding nucleoside triphosphate pyrophosphohydrolase, whose product MDTTTTDRRPAQLAAFGRLLDVLERLRAECPWDRKQTLESLRHLTIEETYELSDAIIRNDLPDLKKELGDVFLHLIFYAKIASETGHFDIADVLNAQCEKLIFRHPHIYGNAQADTEEEVKKNWEQLKLQEKGNTSVLGGVPTSLPALVKAMRIQEKARGAGFDWEKPEQVWEKVQEELGEFKDEFAHADPAAINPERAAAEFGDLLFSLINFARHAGINPEEALERTNRKFIHRFQHLETQAARNGQRLADLNLAQMDVYWEEAKQQALPPSQNSPTK is encoded by the coding sequence ATGGATACCACCACTACTGACCGCCGCCCGGCCCAACTGGCCGCCTTCGGCCGCCTGCTCGACGTACTGGAGCGCCTGCGCGCCGAATGCCCCTGGGACCGGAAACAGACGCTGGAAAGCCTGCGCCACCTGACCATTGAGGAAACCTACGAGCTCAGCGACGCCATCATCCGCAACGACTTGCCCGACCTGAAAAAAGAGCTGGGCGACGTGTTTCTGCACCTCATCTTCTACGCCAAAATAGCCTCCGAAACCGGCCATTTCGATATTGCCGACGTGCTGAATGCCCAGTGTGAAAAGCTGATTTTTCGGCACCCGCACATCTATGGCAATGCCCAGGCCGACACGGAAGAAGAGGTTAAAAAGAACTGGGAGCAGCTCAAACTCCAGGAAAAAGGCAACACGTCGGTGCTTGGCGGCGTACCTACCTCACTGCCGGCGCTGGTAAAGGCAATGCGTATCCAGGAAAAAGCGCGCGGAGCAGGATTCGATTGGGAGAAGCCCGAGCAGGTGTGGGAGAAAGTGCAGGAGGAGCTGGGCGAGTTCAAAGATGAATTTGCGCACGCCGATCCGGCTGCCATTAACCCTGAACGGGCCGCCGCCGAATTTGGTGACTTGCTGTTTTCGCTTATCAACTTTGCCCGCCACGCTGGTATCAATCCAGAAGAAGCTCTCGAACGCACCAACCGCAAATTCATTCACCGCTTTCAACACCTGGAAACCCAGGCGGCCCGCAACGGCCAGCGCCTCGCCGATCTGAATCTTGCCCAAATGGACGTGTATTGGGAAGAAGCCAAACAACAGGCGCTTCCTCCTAGCCAGAACTCGCCCACGAAATAG
- a CDS encoding MotA/TolQ/ExbB proton channel family protein, with the protein MEQKNALNKNVRPAAPAAPKGEAKGGSAFAAIVIPLAFVVSIIIFNFVLGNPGNFVGNDNANAALPGNYLGTVYKGGVIVPILMTLFLLVLTFSIERFLTISKAKGSKGVESFVRTVRQKLNVNDITGAIAACDQQKGSVAAVVKSGLLKYQEMARERGLDKDQKILAIQKEIEESTTLELPMLEKNLVILSTIASVSTLVGLLGTVFGMIKAFSALAQAGNPDAVALAEGISEALINTAIGIAGSAIAIIAYNYFTSKIDELTYSIDEAGFSIIQTFAAQHGEKPTETYSA; encoded by the coding sequence ATGGAACAAAAGAATGCCCTGAACAAGAACGTGCGGCCTGCCGCTCCTGCCGCGCCCAAGGGTGAGGCGAAAGGCGGATCCGCGTTTGCCGCCATCGTGATTCCGCTGGCCTTCGTTGTAAGCATTATCATCTTCAACTTCGTGTTGGGTAACCCCGGCAACTTTGTGGGTAATGACAACGCCAATGCAGCCCTGCCCGGCAACTACCTCGGCACGGTATACAAAGGCGGTGTGATCGTACCGATCCTGATGACGCTTTTCCTGCTCGTACTGACCTTCTCGATCGAGCGTTTCCTGACCATCAGCAAAGCCAAAGGCTCGAAAGGTGTTGAGTCGTTCGTACGGACCGTACGTCAGAAACTGAACGTGAACGACATCACCGGTGCCATCGCCGCCTGCGACCAACAGAAAGGTTCGGTAGCCGCCGTAGTGAAGTCGGGCCTGCTGAAGTACCAGGAGATGGCCCGCGAGCGTGGCCTCGACAAAGACCAGAAGATCTTGGCTATCCAGAAGGAAATCGAAGAGTCGACGACTCTGGAGCTGCCCATGCTGGAGAAAAACCTCGTTATCCTCTCCACCATTGCTTCGGTATCGACGCTGGTAGGTCTGCTGGGTACGGTATTCGGTATGATCAAGGCCTTCTCGGCTCTGGCACAAGCTGGTAACCCCGATGCAGTAGCCCTGGCTGAAGGTATCTCGGAAGCTCTGATCAACACGGCTATTGGTATCGCCGGCTCGGCCATCGCCATTATCGCCTACAACTACTTCACCAGCAAGATTGACGAGCTGACCTACAGCATCGACGAAGCTGGTTTCAGCATCATTCAGACCTTCGCCGCTCAGCACGGTGAGAAGCCAACGGAAACTTACTCGGCCTAA
- a CDS encoding ExbD/TolR family protein: MGKVKPHRTGPSLDMTPMVDLAFLLVTFFMLTTKFSPEEVVVVDTPSSTSDFKLPESNVIRLLIDKDKRVFFGLESDKARPVLLDKMAAKYGVTFTDKQKKAFGGLNSFGVPIQQLGSLLSMSTEARKEVKQPGLLSVTDTVQLMDWVMEARKANQEAVGKPTFIAIKGDNNADVATVKRVIQLMQNKNINRFNLVTDLENKPVVSR, translated from the coding sequence ATGGGTAAAGTAAAGCCTCATAGAACCGGCCCTTCGCTGGATATGACCCCGATGGTGGATCTGGCCTTCCTGCTGGTGACATTCTTCATGCTGACCACCAAGTTCTCCCCGGAGGAAGTGGTGGTGGTTGATACGCCTTCTTCTACTTCTGACTTCAAACTGCCGGAGAGCAACGTAATCCGCCTCCTGATCGACAAAGACAAGCGCGTCTTCTTCGGTCTGGAAAGCGACAAAGCCCGCCCGGTACTGCTCGACAAGATGGCTGCCAAATACGGCGTCACCTTCACCGACAAGCAGAAGAAAGCCTTTGGTGGCCTCAACAGCTTCGGCGTGCCGATTCAGCAGCTTGGCTCACTCCTGAGCATGTCTACTGAAGCGCGCAAAGAAGTGAAGCAGCCCGGCCTGCTGTCTGTTACCGATACGGTGCAGCTGATGGACTGGGTGATGGAAGCCCGTAAGGCCAACCAGGAAGCTGTGGGCAAACCCACGTTCATCGCCATCAAAGGCGACAACAACGCGGACGTTGCTACAGTGAAGCGTGTCATCCAGCTGATGCAAAACAAGAACATCAACCGTTTCAACCTCGTTACCGATTTGGAGAACAAGCCGGTAGTGAGCCGTTAA
- a CDS encoding biopolymer transporter ExbD: MSTKIDMTPMVDLAFLLLTFFMLTTTFNKPNVMQLTMPVKEKNPEEQSQIKASNAFTILMGEANKVYFYDGLLADDVKPELKLTNYSADGIRKELLARRRNPDLVVLIKPDDKSNYQNMVDILDEMNITDQKKYALVDISQADLDLIKTSGL, from the coding sequence ATGTCGACCAAAATCGACATGACACCGATGGTGGACTTGGCCTTCCTGCTTCTGACCTTCTTTATGCTGACCACGACGTTCAATAAGCCGAACGTGATGCAGCTGACGATGCCGGTTAAGGAGAAAAATCCTGAAGAACAATCCCAGATCAAGGCATCCAATGCCTTCACGATTCTGATGGGTGAGGCCAACAAGGTGTACTTCTACGACGGCCTGCTGGCCGACGACGTGAAGCCCGAGCTGAAACTCACCAACTACTCGGCCGACGGCATCCGTAAGGAGCTGCTGGCCCGTCGTCGGAATCCGGATCTGGTGGTACTCATCAAGCCGGACGATAAGTCCAACTACCAGAACATGGTAGACATCTTGGATGAGATGAACATAACCGACCAGAAGAAATATGCGTTGGTAGACATTTCGCAGGCTGACTTAGACCTCATTAAAACCTCCGGGCTATGA
- a CDS encoding energy transducer TonB: MMDNAQIARASLNDIVFEGRNKAYGAYVLRRLYSKHVTRALLIAVAFFALLVSFPLIARIFSDNTVVEEDKMLKENVLMDAPPLDQTKPPPPPPPPEAPPPPPPKLSTIKFTPPVVKKDEEVVKQEEIPDQKELEDKVVSTVTVKGNTDNPIDLNGLEGEGNKVVEEVVEQKVYQYVEQMPVFPGGQEALLQYIGKNIKYPALALRNQVEGKVFIAFVVGPDGQVSDVKVQKGIGAGCDEEASRVIKTLPKFAPGKQNGRAVSVSYTVPVTFAIK; the protein is encoded by the coding sequence ATGATGGATAACGCTCAAATAGCGCGGGCGAGCCTCAACGACATCGTATTCGAAGGCCGCAACAAGGCCTACGGAGCGTATGTGCTGCGGCGCTTGTACAGCAAGCACGTCACGCGCGCCCTTCTCATCGCAGTTGCCTTCTTTGCCCTGCTCGTAAGCTTCCCGCTGATTGCGCGGATCTTCAGCGACAACACGGTAGTGGAAGAAGACAAGATGCTGAAGGAAAACGTCCTGATGGATGCCCCTCCATTGGACCAGACCAAACCACCGCCACCGCCGCCGCCACCGGAGGCGCCACCACCGCCACCGCCGAAGCTTTCCACCATCAAGTTCACGCCTCCGGTCGTGAAAAAAGATGAGGAAGTGGTGAAGCAGGAGGAAATTCCAGATCAGAAGGAACTGGAAGACAAGGTAGTCTCGACCGTCACGGTAAAAGGCAACACCGACAACCCAATCGACCTGAACGGGCTGGAAGGTGAAGGCAACAAAGTGGTGGAAGAGGTAGTGGAGCAGAAAGTTTACCAGTACGTGGAGCAAATGCCCGTATTCCCAGGTGGACAGGAAGCTTTGCTGCAATACATTGGCAAGAACATTAAGTATCCAGCGCTGGCTCTGCGCAACCAGGTAGAAGGCAAAGTATTCATTGCTTTCGTGGTTGGTCCGGATGGTCAGGTATCGGATGTGAAGGTTCAGAAGGGTATTGGCGCCGGCTGCGACGAAGAAGCTAGCCGCGTAATCAAAACCCTGCCGAAGTTTGCACCAGGTAAGCAGAACGGCCGTGCCGTGAGTGTATCCTACACCGTACCGGTGACCTTCGCTATCAAGTAA